A stretch of DNA from Pseudomonadota bacterium:
CACGCCCTCGAGGCTCAGCGGCTCGCGCGCCACAGCGATGAACAGCGCGTCGAGGTCGGCCTTGCCGTGCTCGGCGGGAAGGGTGCGCGGATCGCCCTCGAGCAGCACCCGCCCGTGCGAAACGAACAGAACCCGATCACAGACGTCGGCCACCTCGTGCATGTTGTGCGAGGTCCACAGCACGGCGCCGCCCTCGGTGGCCACATACGAGCGGATGTGCTCGCGGATGTCCCGGGCCGTGGCCGGATCGAGAGACGCCGTGGGCTCATCGAGCAGCAGCAGGCGCGGCTTGTTCAGAAACGCCTTCGCCAGGCCCACACGGCTCTGCTCACCAGACGAGAGCAGCCCGCAGCGCGTGTCGGCCAGCCGCGTGAGGTCGAGCATCTGCATGACCTCGGCCACCCGGCTCTCGCGCTGGGGAACGCTGTAGAGCAGCGCGGCCAGCGTGAGGTTCTGACGCACCGAGAGGTTGCCCGGCAGCGGCGCGTACACGGCGGCGAAGTTCGTGCGCCCCAGGGCCTTCGAGCGCTCGGCGGTGAGATCGACGCCATCGATGGTGATGCGCCCGGAGGTCGGTTCGAGAATCCCGAGCACGAGGCTGATGGTCGTGGTCTTGCCCGCGCCGTTGGGCCCGAGCAGCCCGACGATCTCGCCCGCGCGGACGCAGAACGACACCCCGTCGACGGCGCGCACCTC
This window harbors:
- a CDS encoding ABC transporter ATP-binding protein, encoding MTDILVARDLCKSYGEVRAVDGVSFCVRAGEIVGLLGPNGAGKTTTISLVLGILEPTSGRITIDGVDLTAERSKALGRTNFAAVYAPLPGNLSVRQNLTLAALLYSVPQRESRVAEVMQMLDLTRLADTRCGLLSSGEQSRVGLAKAFLNKPRLLLLDEPTASLDPATARDIREHIRSYVATEGGAVLWTSHNMHEVADVCDRVLFVSHGRVLLEGDPRTLPAEHGKADLDALFIAVAREPLSLEGVS